The Sulfurimonas aquatica genomic sequence TTCATACATGGACACCAGATGTTTATGAGGGTGCATCATCTTCAATGGCTGGTTATATGTCAATCGTCCCTAAAATAGCAGCATTTGTAGTTGCTATGAGAATCTTTGAATTTTTAATTCATAGTGGTGTAGTTTGGTTAGAGATAGTACTTTATGTATTTGTAGTGGTGACAATGACTGCTGCAAATATATGGGCATTAGTTCAGAGTGATGTTAAACGTATGCTAGCATATAGTTCTATATCTCATGCAGGTTTTGTTATGGCAGCTATTTTAATCGGAACTACACAGTCAAATAGTGCACTATTTTTATACTGGATACTATTTAGTTTTACTAACCTTGGTTCATTCTCTATGCTTTGGATATCTCGTCAAAAAGAGCTACCTCAAGGTCAAGCAACTGATCATAGTTTTGAAAGATTTTCAGGTATGATTAAAACATCACCTATTGCAGCAGTAGTGATGGCTATATTTATGTTAAGTCTTGCTGGTTTACCGCCATTTGCTCTATTTTGGGGTAAGGTATATATGATAAGTTCTGCAGTAACAAGTGGATATACTGTGCTTGCACTTATTATGGCACTTAACTCTGCAATCGCTGGTTACTATTACATCAAACTGATAGTATTTATGTTTATGAAAGATCCGGTTGAAAATGGAACAGTTGAAACTATTGCTAATTCCTCTACAGCTTTAAAGACTATAGTTGGGTTCTCTTTAGTAGGAACTATATTTGCTTTTGTAGCATTAAATCCACTACTAGAGTTTGTCACATCTTTTGTATATAATAGTGGTTACTAGATTATAGTAAAAAACTACAGGGGAAGAGAATTTGTTTAAATGGATACTCTTACCCATCCTCTTTATTAATCTTTATGCACTTGAAGTTTCTATGGATAGTGCTAAAGATGATTTCTTACGCTATTCAATTCTAAATATTTCAGACTCTAAAGATTTTGTTTGTGAAGAACAAAAAAATGATTTTGAGGTTACAACTGAAATAATATGTGCATTTTTAAAAAGACCATCGCAAAGTATAAAAAAAATACAAAATGATTTTTTTAAAGTTGATACATTTATAAAAAAGGATACATTTTTCATATCTGTAAAGCCTTATCATAAAATTAAATTAAGAGCTGAAGTATTTGATCTTACAAAAGATAGTACTACATATGAAGCAGATGTGACTCTGTCGAAAAAATGGATTATCTTTGGATATGAAGATAAATTACCTCTTATTAAAAATATTCAAAGACCAGAAATAAGTATTAATTTTCCATTTTTTTCAGACAAAGACAAACTTCCATATGTAGGTAGCTTAGATATTAAGGGAAATCCTGTACATATTAAAAAGGTAGGTGACGTAACAGATTATCTTCAGGTAAAAAAGTACTATAAAGCGAAGAAGTATGAGCAGTGCATGGAACTAGCAGACGATATTTTGATGAAGTATCCAAATACACTCTTTAAAGCAGAACTTTTATATTACAAGATAAAACTATACTCTAAATTAAAAGATTATGACAATGTTATTAGTCATTCAAAAGTTTTTTTGAGGGAATACTCTTCAGATGAAAATATTCCAGAAATTCTTTCCTATACTGCAAAGGCTTATGCACAAATTGGTATTAACATAGACGCAGACTACTTCTTTGATAGACTCTTTAGTGAACATCCAGACTCTGTTTATACACAATGGGCTTATATTTATAAGGGTGAAATGTTTGAAGCATCAGGTGGGGACTCTAAAGCAGTTTTTTACTATAAAAAAGCTCTTTATGAAACACAAAATGTGGATGTAGCAGTAAGTGCAGCATATAAACTAGCATTTATTAGACAGTCTGAGTCTTTTAAAGACTCAGCAAAATATATAGATAAAATCATTAATGCAAACCAATCTTTTTTTATGCATGACCTAAGAAAATCTAAGACAATTATGCATAATTTTGCTGATGGCGGTGACTATGAAACAGCGCAAAAGATTGCTAATGCTTTACTTAATTCGATTGATGCTACAAACGATGATTATGAAACATACTTAAGTGAAAAAGCTCTATGGCTAGCAAAGACTGATAATAAACAAGATGCTTTAGTCGCTTTAAATACCTATCTTAAACAGTTTCCTGATGGTGAGTTTGAGCATAGAGTCCAAATTGCAAAAGACGCACTCTTTTTTGATACAACGGAGTCAAACAGTTCGGTTAAACTTGTAGAGTATGACAAACTTATAGAAGATTACGCGAATGATTCTATTGGTAACCGCGCTCTATATGAAAAAGCTAAGTTACAACTCTCAGAGGGTATGTACAGTAAGGTCTTAGAGGCTAAAGAAGAGCTTTCATATTTAGATATTCAAGAGTACTCTGACACAGATGAAATGATTAATGAAGCGGCTATTGGTGTTATGAAAAAATCATTAGAATCTAAAGAGTGTAAAGATGTACTAGTAATCTCAAATGATTATAACATCACTCTTTCAAATGAATGGGATGATGGGATATATGATTGTGCAATGATGGGTGGAGATTATCAACTATCTAAAAACATAGCAGAGAAGAATTTAAAATCTGAAGATATATCATTAAGAAAGAAGTGGCTCTATAGATATATAAAAGTTGACTTTGCTACTGGAAATTATAGCAATGTAATAGATGCCTCAAAAGATCTAATAGCACTCATTGAAGATGACAAGGATTCTGAGTATAAAGATATTTATAGATATATCTTTGATACATATGATAGAGTTGAGAAAAAAGATGAGATGGTATCAGCTATGTCTAAAATTGAAAATATTTTTGGGACTACTTATATAGATATTGATAGATACATTGCAGTAATGTCTATAGGAAGTAAGAGAAAAGATGACACAATGGTAATATCATTTGGCTCAAAAGTGATGGATATACAGAGATCTTCAAACTCAAAAGCTCAAAGTCCATATGTTGAGTTTACACTTTATCAGTCATATATAAATAAAGAAGATTATATTAAAGCTTTAGAGGTTATAGAGTCTTTAGATAATGTAGAACTTGATAAAACACAAAGAGCTAGACAAAAGTACTTATTAGGGACAACATTAACAAAGCTATGGAGAGATGATGAGGCTAAGGTGGCATATAAACAAGCTATAGAAGCAGATGGTGAATCTGCTTGGGCAAAGTTAGCAAAGAGTGCACAGGAGATTTAAAGCTCTAAGCAGTCACTTATGCTATAAAGACCAGCTTCTTTGTCGCTTAGCCATTTACCAGCACGAATAGCTCCTTTAGAAAAAGTACTTCTAGAGGTTGCGGTATGGTTTAACTCTATAAATTCACCATCATTGTAAAACCCTACAGTATGGCGGCCAACTATATCACCACCACGAAGAGCCATTACTGAAATCTCATCTTTGGATCTCTCGCCAATATTTCCATCTCTACCACTCACTCTTACATCTTCTATATTTAAACCTCGACCATTAGCCGCAGACTCACTCAGAGTAAGAGCAGTACCACTAGGAGCATCTTTTTTATGTTTATGATGCATCTCTACTATTTCTATATCAAAGCCTTCTAGAGCAGCTGATGCCTGGTATACTAGCTTGTTTAAAAGTGCAACTCCAAGAGACATATTTGTAGCATACAAGATAGGCATAATTTGACTTGCATCTTTTAAAAGATTTAATTGATGAGTATTTAATCCTGTAGTACCTATAACAAGAGGTTTTGGTGTTTTTGTTGCTTGTTCAAGGAGTGCTTCACAAGCATCAGGAAGAGAAAAATCTATGATGATATCAGAGGCACTTAAAAAAGATTTCAAGTCAGAAGTAACTAGAACGGATGGATCGATTGAAAAGTCTAGTGTGCCTCTAACATAGACACAACTCAAACTCATATCAGGAGTAGATTTCAAATCTTCAAGAAGTAACTTTCCAACACGACCACTTGCACCATATACACCAACTTTTATCATTATATTGCCTTTAAAAATAGTTTTTAAAATGATACCAAATATTTAGCCTATTTTGCATTAACTTTTATCAGCAAGGGTGTGCTCTTTCATCTCTATAAGCTTTTTTATCATCTCTTTCATCACCTTTGTGCTAACCTCAGGATTTTGAAATAAAAGTTGTTTAAACTCTTTTTTAGAGATAGTAATAGCGGTAGTTGGTTCAATTGCTCTTACAGATGCAGTCCTTTTAGTATCACCTAAGAGTGCAATCTCACCAAAGTAATCTCTTTCACCCAGAGTAACTGTCTCAATTGAATCAACCTCCGCTACTGCTTTACCTTTTATAAGAATATATAGAGTATCTCCTACTTTGCCCTGTTCAAGTATATACTCATTAGTGGAAAATGATTGTATCTGGGTGGCTTTACCTAAAAGTTTTAAATCTTGATACTTTATATTTTGAAAGAGCGATACTCCATTGAGGTACATCATTCTCTCATATGTTGTAAGTTCATTAGTATTGTTAATGATTTTATCTACCAAAGTAATGACATCGTTATTAGAACTCTCTTTAAACCTATCTAGATTAATATCCTCTATAAGAGTTTTAGGATAGAGTGTAGTTGCTAATAGAGCTGCAGTTGCTATTTCAAGAGATTGGTGAGTTAATAACTTGACAACCAGCAGTTGATTATTATGTTCTATAGGATTCTTATCTCTTTTGTCAATAGCTTTTTTTAGTGATAGTATTTTTTCAGCAATATCCCTATCCATAAAATTTAAA encodes the following:
- a CDS encoding tetratricopeptide repeat protein, which produces MFKWILLPILFINLYALEVSMDSAKDDFLRYSILNISDSKDFVCEEQKNDFEVTTEIICAFLKRPSQSIKKIQNDFFKVDTFIKKDTFFISVKPYHKIKLRAEVFDLTKDSTTYEADVTLSKKWIIFGYEDKLPLIKNIQRPEISINFPFFSDKDKLPYVGSLDIKGNPVHIKKVGDVTDYLQVKKYYKAKKYEQCMELADDILMKYPNTLFKAELLYYKIKLYSKLKDYDNVISHSKVFLREYSSDENIPEILSYTAKAYAQIGINIDADYFFDRLFSEHPDSVYTQWAYIYKGEMFEASGGDSKAVFYYKKALYETQNVDVAVSAAYKLAFIRQSESFKDSAKYIDKIINANQSFFMHDLRKSKTIMHNFADGGDYETAQKIANALLNSIDATNDDYETYLSEKALWLAKTDNKQDALVALNTYLKQFPDGEFEHRVQIAKDALFFDTTESNSSVKLVEYDKLIEDYANDSIGNRALYEKAKLQLSEGMYSKVLEAKEELSYLDIQEYSDTDEMINEAAIGVMKKSLESKECKDVLVISNDYNITLSNEWDDGIYDCAMMGGDYQLSKNIAEKNLKSEDISLRKKWLYRYIKVDFATGNYSNVIDASKDLIALIEDDKDSEYKDIYRYIFDTYDRVEKKDEMVSAMSKIENIFGTTYIDIDRYIAVMSIGSKRKDDTMVISFGSKVMDIQRSSNSKAQSPYVEFTLYQSYINKEDYIKALEVIESLDNVELDKTQRARQKYLLGTTLTKLWRDDEAKVAYKQAIEADGESAWAKLAKSAQEI
- the nuoN gene encoding NADH-quinone oxidoreductase subunit NuoN, which gives rise to MLSPVNVSLESLNLMTLAPMLIPIVGALFILVIDLFKSNLDRSLYVMVSILFLLLDFGAVSDAAGVFSKDGIVLGVFDVMLIDGLALLSQFIIVGASIFFIPLALTNKRFHETSYPEFFALFLFMIGGFQFMVASDNLILIFVGLETASLALYTLIALHNRDKSFEAAVKYFTMGALAAGLYSFGAMVFYALTGSVEINQIATVLAANSYADIGYVLIGVVFMLASFGFKLSIVPFHTWTPDVYEGASSSMAGYMSIVPKIAAFVVAMRIFEFLIHSGVVWLEIVLYVFVVVTMTAANIWALVQSDVKRMLAYSSISHAGFVMAAILIGTTQSNSALFLYWILFSFTNLGSFSMLWISRQKELPQGQATDHSFERFSGMIKTSPIAAVVMAIFMLSLAGLPPFALFWGKVYMISSAVTSGYTVLALIMALNSAIAGYYYIKLIVFMFMKDPVENGTVETIANSSTALKTIVGFSLVGTIFAFVALNPLLEFVTSFVYNSGY
- the dapB gene encoding 4-hydroxy-tetrahydrodipicolinate reductase translates to MIKVGVYGASGRVGKLLLEDLKSTPDMSLSCVYVRGTLDFSIDPSVLVTSDLKSFLSASDIIIDFSLPDACEALLEQATKTPKPLVIGTTGLNTHQLNLLKDASQIMPILYATNMSLGVALLNKLVYQASAALEGFDIEIVEMHHKHKKDAPSGTALTLSESAANGRGLNIEDVRVSGRDGNIGERSKDEISVMALRGGDIVGRHTVGFYNDGEFIELNHTATSRSTFSKGAIRAGKWLSDKEAGLYSISDCLEL